TACTGAGGCCTCTGTCGCGGTGTCAGGACGGGTACGCTTCACCGCCGCCGAGGGCATTCGCGCTGCCGTCAAGGCAGATATGGGACTGGCAGTAACATCGGACTGGATGTTCTGGCCGGAACTGCAGAACGGCGAAGTTCTCCGGGTGCTGGAGGATTGGACGCTCCCGGACATCGACCTGTGGGCTGTCTTTCCAACGGGGCGGCTGGCCAGTGCAAAAGCGCGCGCCTTCGCCGATTTCGTGAAGACGATCGTCGGCTGAAGCAATGTCTCCTCTTGGCCTCAAAGTGGACATCGAAGACATCCCGGATCTGGCAGGAAGACGCGGCGGGAAGCCTAGACGCTGTCATCATCGGCCCGATCGTGGCGTCCGTCCCAAAGTCCGCTTGAAAGCATGAGCAAAGGCGCTTTGCGAGTTATAGCCAACGGCGGAAGCAACGGCCGCGACGGTCTCGCCCGCATTCAGTTTTTGCTGCGCCAGGACCATGCGCCAGTGAGTAAGGTAGTCGAGAGGCGGCCGGCCGACACGCGCGGTGAACCGTTGCGTGAAGGCCGAACGCGACATGCCGACCTCCGACGCCAGCATGGGCGCTGTCCAGCGGCACGCGACATCCCCATGCATCAATCTCAGCGCCCTGCCGATCCTCGGGTCCGCCAGCGCGGTGACCCAGCCGACACTGTTCTTAGGGTTGGTGGCCACGAAAGCGCGAACGGCCGTGATAATAAGGATTTCCGCCAGTCGCTCGGCAACCAGTGAGCCACCCAGTTCCGCGTGGGCGACCTCTATCCTCAGAGCATTCAACGTTCTCGCGACAGCCTCGGCGGTGGACGACCTGGCATCAATACGCAAAAATTTCGGGAGCGCATCGAGAACGAACGCGGCGCTGCCATTGGCAAAGCCGCTGCCACCCCCTATCAGCGCCGTTTCGTCTGCAGCGCCCAGCCGTACCAAGTCCTGTCCCGGAGCCGCGTAGAGCGGCATCCCATCCATCGGTTCGACGGCAGGGTCACTCGCCACCGCATAACGCGTGTCGCGGATGAGAACGACATCGCCTTCCACAAGTGCTTGTGGCGAATGATCCGGAAGAAGAAGCCAGCACTGGCCTCTTGTGACAGCGACGAACTTCAACCGCGCTCGCCCGTCGAAGGCGAGTGCCCAGTCTCCCGCCGCTTCGAGGCCGGTGCCCCGGACGCTCCGCGCGCCCAAGGCTGCAAGAACCTCGGAGAACGGATCGGCTATTGGTTTGGCGGATCGCGACAAAGACATGGTTGTTCAAGCATAGATCATCCGAGATGCGCTGCCTAGATCTTGCTTCTCATGCAGACAATGGAGCCCCCTATCATGACCATTGAGAACAAGATCGTTGCCATCACTGGAGCCGGGCGCGGCATTGGCCGGGCGACAGCTATACATCTTGCCGCGCGAGGCGCGCGCCTTGTGCTCGGTGCACGAAGCGAAGCGGAGATCGCCAGTGTAGCAGGAGAAATCGAGGCGGCGGGCGGCGAAGCCGTCTATCGGGCCATCGACGTAACTAGAGCTGTAGATCTGGAGGATCTGGTCAAGCTTGCCTGCGAACGTTTCGGGCGGCTGGATGTCATCATCAACAATGCAGGCATCGGTCCGCTGTCGCGTTTCAAAGCGCTGAAGGTCGATGAATGGGACGCCATGATCGACGTAAACCTGAAGGGCGCGCTCTACGGTATCGCTGCGGTTCTGCCCGTGTTTACGGGCCAAGATAGCGGGCACGTCATCAACGTCGTATCAACCGCTGGCCTCAAGATCGTGCCAACGATGGGCGTTTACGCCGCGACCAAGAATGCACTGCGGACAGCCACAGAAGGTCTGCGGCAGGAAGCGGGAAAAAACCTGCGCGTGACGGAGATATCCCCGGGTTTCATTGACACGACCTTCGCGTATGCCTCCATTGCCGATCCTGACATCAGAGCGGCTATTGTCACCCGCAAGGAAGCGCTCGCCATTTCCCCGGTAGCTATCGCAAGGGCGATAGCCTTCGCAATCGAGCAACCCAGTGACGTGGAAATCGGCAGCATCGTAGTGCGCCCGACCGCACAG
The window above is part of the Rhizobium rhizoryzae genome. Proteins encoded here:
- a CDS encoding AraC family transcriptional regulator, whose product is MSLSRSAKPIADPFSEVLAALGARSVRGTGLEAAGDWALAFDGRARLKFVAVTRGQCWLLLPDHSPQALVEGDVVLIRDTRYAVASDPAVEPMDGMPLYAAPGQDLVRLGAADETALIGGGSGFANGSAAFVLDALPKFLRIDARSSTAEAVARTLNALRIEVAHAELGGSLVAERLAEILIITAVRAFVATNPKNSVGWVTALADPRIGRALRLMHGDVACRWTAPMLASEVGMSRSAFTQRFTARVGRPPLDYLTHWRMVLAQQKLNAGETVAAVASAVGYNSQSAFAHAFKRTLGRTPRSGR
- a CDS encoding SDR family oxidoreductase, with product MTIENKIVAITGAGRGIGRATAIHLAARGARLVLGARSEAEIASVAGEIEAAGGEAVYRAIDVTRAVDLEDLVKLACERFGRLDVIINNAGIGPLSRFKALKVDEWDAMIDVNLKGALYGIAAVLPVFTGQDSGHVINVVSTAGLKIVPTMGVYAATKNALRTATEGLRQEAGKNLRVTEISPGFIDTTFAYASIADPDIRAAIVTRKEALAISPVAIARAIAFAIEQPSDVEIGSIVVRPTAQD